The DNA segment GGGATATACCTCCTCTTCCAGCTCTTCATCCGATTCAATACCGAGATAGACGACGAAGCCCTTCATCTGAACCACAAGTACGAATTCCTCCTCACTAAGCTCAAAGAACGAGAAGTTATAGCCCTTGGAGTCGGTTCTGGCAAGAAGGACGCCCCTTATTGAAAGGGTTACCGGTTCATCGTCTATCTCAAACACGAGGTCTTTTGCCAGCTCTCTGGTGGTTATTGCGTAGAGTTCTTCCATTGGCATAGGGCTAACTTCTCTCCAAGAAATAAAAGAATTTCGCGTCACGTTTTTAACGATGACGTTCAAAGAAATTACGGTGGTGTCATGAAGATTACACGCTTTGGGGTCTCGGTTCCGAGTGAACTGCTTGAAAAGTTCGACCGTATAATCACTGAGAAAGGATACGTTAACAGGAGTGAGGCCATAAGGGACATGATGAGGGACTTTATAGTCCGACACGAATGGGAGGAGGGCGACAGGGACGTTGCCGGTACAATAACCATAGTTTACAACCACGACGAGGCCGATGTCGTGAAGGAACTTCTGGATTTACAGCACGACTACGTTGACGAGATAATTTCAAGCCTCCATGTCCATATGGACGAACACAACTGCCTTGAGGTGGTCGTGGTCAGGGGCAAGGCCACTCGGATAAAGGAGATAGCCGAGAGGCTGATAAGCCTCAAGGGGGTAAAGCACGGAAAGCTCGTGATGACGACCACCGGGAGGGAGCTGGTCTAATAAAATTTAGGGAGGTGGTGAATATGAGGCTCTTCTCCTTCCTGTCCTCCCTTCTGGTGGTTCTCTCCTTCGCACTTCCATGGTTCCGCTTCGATGGTGGTGAGATAACCTTCCTTGGTATCCTCCGTGAAGTTCTGACGATGCCCGGGGGCTTTAACGGGGCCTTCTGGTGGCTCAATCCAAACAGCACCGCGGGCATGTTTACCTTCATAGCGTTCTTTGCGGGAATATTTATGATACTCATCGGCGTGCTCTTCGGCGTTCTGGGGGGAAGGGTCGGCCCGGGAGTGGGTACGGTGGGGATGCTGGTGTTTACCCTCACATCATGGTACGTCTACGGTTCGGGCTATTTTGAGGTCTTGGCAGAGGGATACATCATAGCCCTGCTGAGCTTTGTTGTGGGTTTTGTGGTAGCCGGCGGCGAAAAGCTTTAGCCCACAACCTCGACCACATCGCCGTTCCCCGGCGGCAGGACGGACATTACGTCCTCTTCCCTCACCTTGTACCCCCACTTTTCAAGGATGTGCCTGATTTTCTTTACAAGTTCGCTCTTCCTCAGCGAACCCGGGCGGATTATGATATACCTGTCCGTGTGGGCTTTTATGGCCTCAACCGGCGCGCAGACAACGAAGTCTTCGCCCTCATAGTTGATTACACCGACGGCGAGCTTGAGGGGAAGCCCGTGAAGCCAGTTCCTTTTTCCATAGACCATGAAAGCACCCTTGCCCAGATATTCACCGCTCGGCGTCTGCTTGGTGACCTGGTTCGGATACGCCCAGTAAGCATCTTCGCTGTAAACCCCCCTGCTCCACGCCTTGCTCATCGAAACCGCGAACTGACAGGCCTCAAATATGGTTCTTTCTTCGGCCTTCTGCCCGTCCTTGATGACGACGTGCGGGGCGCCGTAAACGTCGGCGTGGCAGTAGAGGTCGTTCTCGCCCATGTGCTTCTTGATAAGGATCTCGTTGGTGCTTGCATCTTTTCCGGCCAATACGAGAAAGCCCTCGCTCGAAACGAACCAGCGGAACTTTTCGAACCACTTCTTCTTTCTCCTCTCTATGCGCTTGACGTTCAGCTCCTTCTTCATTTCCTCCTCGATGAGCCTCTCCACCTCGTCGAGCTTCTTCTTCGTGTCCTCGTAGGCCTTAAGAGCACCCTCGTACTTGTGGCGGAACTTCTTGGCCTTCTCGTAGTAGAGCTCCGCGTTCTCGCCGATGCTCCTGTTGAGATACAGCCTGACCTTCTTTCCATCGAGCTCTATCGTTACAGATTTCTCCTTCGGGTCGGTGCCCTTTACCATGAGAGCGATTTTGTTGCCCGCCCTCTTGCCCTCCTCTATCCTCCTCCTGAACTCGTCCCAGCCGAGCCTCTCTGTGGCTTTTCTGAACTCCTCCAAAAGCCTCTCTATGAGGGCGTAGTTCGCGTAGATCAGGTCGCCTATCTCCTGGTTTGCCTTCGCCCCCTCCTCGAAGCCCTTCAGCATCTCCTCCTGCTTTTTAAGCGTCATGAGGAGCTGCCTCTTCTTGGCCTCAAGCCTCTTCGTCTGCTCCATCCGGGCTTTTTCAATGGTGATCTTTCCGAAGTATTCATCCAAAGCCTCGCTGAAGGTGGTAAAATAGCGCTTCTCAAGTCCGTCGTAGATTTTCAGGTCGATAGGAACGACGTCATGCATTTTTCCGTCCTTGAAGACGATGTTGGGCTTTGGCTCGTCGTTGAACGTGTTCATCATGGCCTCGTAGACCCTAAGCAGGTCGTCATCGCTCAGCTCCTTAACTGGTGTCGTCTTGTCGAAGCCTGCCCTGGTGGAGATCTCCTCCGCGTACATGCCGCCCATGTTGAGCTTTCTAGCCAAGGCACGCACGAGCTCAAGCTCCTCGTTTTCACGCATCAGCTCGATAAACCTCTCCTTCGTTACCTCAAGCGGGTTCTCCCTCGCCGGCGGAAACCTGTATTCAACCTTAGGCCTTATCGCCCTGTCCTTGTATTCCTCGTAGCGTAATGCCGCAACAATCCTGTTCTCCCCATCAACGAGTATGACGTTGCCCCTCCGGAAGAGCTCGCCGATGAGCGTGTAGTCTCCGACGCAAATCTTAACTATTCTATCAAAGCCGTGCTGCTCTATTGCGTCTATGAAGCCCCCGCTCAGGTGCTTTCTCAGGAGCATGGTGAAGCTTGACGGCTGTTTTGGGGCCTCCCTGACGTAGCTGGTCAGGTGGAACCTCTTGCCTGCCTGGAGGATTAGATCGGCTCGCCCTTCCTTTGTGCGGAGCTTTATCCTTATCTCGTCGCCGTCGTGATAGATCTTGTCAACGCGAGAACCGACCAGCCACTGAAGCTCCCTCACTATGTAGCGGATATCAACGCTGCTCATCTCTTCCTTCATCCTCTCACCCGTTCCGGGTTGTCTCTTCCCCTTTAAACTCCTTCGCTGTCCTGAGATGTGCACGAGCTCAACCCTGTTCCGGATAAGGTTAAATACTCCAAGTACAATAACACTCCCGGTGATACAGAATGAAAGGCTACTTCACGTTCGTCCTCCACACCCACCTCCCCTACGTCCGGAAGCACGGAAGATGGCCCTTCGGCGAGGAGTGGCTCTACGAGGCGATGAGCGAGACCTACATTCCCCTCCTCATGGAGTTTGAACGCCTCCGTTCTTCGGGCATCAGGTTCCAGCTCGTGATCAACATAACCCCCGTTCTGGCCGAACAGCTGGCCGACGACTACATCAAGGCCGAGTTCGAGAGGTACCTCCTCCGGAAGATTGAGACCACAGAAGAAGACCTGAAATCGGGCAGGTACGATGAAAAGGCGGTTAAAGCCTCTCTCGGCCACTTCAGGAAGGTTTATGACTACTGGAGGGCCATAAACGGCGACATCGTCGGCAAGTTCCGCGAGTTCCAGGATGAGGGATACATTGAAAT comes from the Thermococcus thioreducens genome and includes:
- the nikR gene encoding nickel-responsive transcriptional regulator NikR, giving the protein MKITRFGVSVPSELLEKFDRIITEKGYVNRSEAIRDMMRDFIVRHEWEEGDRDVAGTITIVYNHDEADVVKELLDLQHDYVDEIISSLHVHMDEHNCLEVVVVRGKATRIKEIAERLISLKGVKHGKLVMTTTGRELV
- the rqcH gene encoding ribosome rescue protein RqcH translates to MKEEMSSVDIRYIVRELQWLVGSRVDKIYHDGDEIRIKLRTKEGRADLILQAGKRFHLTSYVREAPKQPSSFTMLLRKHLSGGFIDAIEQHGFDRIVKICVGDYTLIGELFRRGNVILVDGENRIVAALRYEEYKDRAIRPKVEYRFPPARENPLEVTKERFIELMRENEELELVRALARKLNMGGMYAEEISTRAGFDKTTPVKELSDDDLLRVYEAMMNTFNDEPKPNIVFKDGKMHDVVPIDLKIYDGLEKRYFTTFSEALDEYFGKITIEKARMEQTKRLEAKKRQLLMTLKKQEEMLKGFEEGAKANQEIGDLIYANYALIERLLEEFRKATERLGWDEFRRRIEEGKRAGNKIALMVKGTDPKEKSVTIELDGKKVRLYLNRSIGENAELYYEKAKKFRHKYEGALKAYEDTKKKLDEVERLIEEEMKKELNVKRIERRKKKWFEKFRWFVSSEGFLVLAGKDASTNEILIKKHMGENDLYCHADVYGAPHVVIKDGQKAEERTIFEACQFAVSMSKAWSRGVYSEDAYWAYPNQVTKQTPSGEYLGKGAFMVYGKRNWLHGLPLKLAVGVINYEGEDFVVCAPVEAIKAHTDRYIIIRPGSLRKSELVKKIRHILEKWGYKVREEDVMSVLPPGNGDVVEVVG